CGAGATCGAAGCGCAGTTCCGGGTCGATAACGATTTCATCGATGTCGACGGCGCCTACTTCCGCGAAATCCTCCATGGGGTTCCGGCGAAGAAAGTCGAGATCGATGAAGCACTCAAGCCATGCCTGGACCTGGCCCTCGAAGAGCTCGATCCGGTTGAACTGGCGGTGCTGCGCCTGTCCACCTGGGAGTTCATGATGCGCGTCGATGTTCCGTACCGCGTCGTGATCAACGAAGGTGTGGAGCTGGCCAAAGTGTTTGGCGCCACCGACGGCCACAAGTTCGTCAACGGCGTGCTCGACAAGCTGGCACCACGCCTGCGTGAAGCCGAAGTCAAGGCGTTCAAGCGCTGATTCTGGCGCTCTGTGCCAATGGGTGAGTTCGAGCTGATCCGTCATTACTTCGCCGCCGCGTCCTGTGCGCAAGGCGGCGAAGGTGTGGCCCTGGGCATTGGCGATGATTGCGCCTTGCTCAGCGTGCCAGCCGGCGAACAGCTGGCGATCTCCACCGATACGCTGGTGGCCGGGGTGCATTTCCCGGCTGTCTGCGACCCTTTTCTGCTCGGTCAGCGTTCGCTGGCCGTCGCTGCCAGTGACCTGGCTGCCATGGGCGCCACGCCCATCGGCTTTACCCTTGCCCTGACCCTGCCCGAGGTTCGCGCCGACTGGCTGCAGGCTTATGCCCGCGGTTTGAACCAGATGGCCGAAAGCTGCCAGCTGAGCCTGATCGGCGGCGACACCACACGTGGCCCGCTGAGCCTGACCATGACCGTGTTCGGCCGCGTACCCGGCGGCCAGGCCCTGACCCGCAGCGGTGCCCGCGCCGGCGACCTGCTGTGCGTCGGCGGCGAACTGGGCAATGCCGCCGGCGCCTTGCCGCTGGTGCTCGGCGAGCGCGTGGCCGAGGCGGCCCAGGCCGAACCGCTGCTGGCCCATTACTGGTCGCCGCAACCGCAACTGGCGCTGGGCCAGGTGCTGCGCGGCAAGGCAACCTCGGCGCTGGATATCTCCGACGGCCTGCTCGCCGATTGCGGACATATCGCCAAGGCGTCGCAGGTGGCATTGCGGGTCGAGCTGGAGCGGCTACCGTTGTCGGCGGCGCTGCTGGCCTTTTTCGGTCGCGCAGGCGCGCAACAGGCGGCATTGGCCGGCGGCGACGATTACGTCCTGGCCTTCACCTTGCCCGAAGCCGAGCTTGCACCGTTGCTGACGGCCGGCTGGCCGATCCATGTGGTCGGGCGGGTGAGTGCCGGCAGCGGCGTGCGCCTGCTTGATGGCAGTGGCCAGGACATCACCCCGCACACCCGGGGCTATCAACATTTTAAGGAGACACCGTGACCGATCACCCCAAACAGGTGCCTGCGGAGTTCGTTCCGCCGTCGGTCTGGCGCAATCCCTGGCATTTCCTGGCATTCGGCTTTGGCTCCGGAACCCTGCCCAAGGCGCCGGGAACCTGGG
This portion of the Pseudomonas sp. SORT22 genome encodes:
- the nusB gene encoding transcription antitermination factor NusB, translating into MISDESDRFNPRDPKPADAGKPSKSAKRREARQLATQALYQWHMAKQSLNEIEAQFRVDNDFIDVDGAYFREILHGVPAKKVEIDEALKPCLDLALEELDPVELAVLRLSTWEFMMRVDVPYRVVINEGVELAKVFGATDGHKFVNGVLDKLAPRLREAEVKAFKR
- the thiL gene encoding thiamine-phosphate kinase, translating into MGEFELIRHYFAAASCAQGGEGVALGIGDDCALLSVPAGEQLAISTDTLVAGVHFPAVCDPFLLGQRSLAVAASDLAAMGATPIGFTLALTLPEVRADWLQAYARGLNQMAESCQLSLIGGDTTRGPLSLTMTVFGRVPGGQALTRSGARAGDLLCVGGELGNAAGALPLVLGERVAEAAQAEPLLAHYWSPQPQLALGQVLRGKATSALDISDGLLADCGHIAKASQVALRVELERLPLSAALLAFFGRAGAQQAALAGGDDYVLAFTLPEAELAPLLTAGWPIHVVGRVSAGSGVRLLDGSGQDITPHTRGYQHFKETP